A stretch of Carya illinoinensis cultivar Pawnee chromosome 14, C.illinoinensisPawnee_v1, whole genome shotgun sequence DNA encodes these proteins:
- the LOC122295138 gene encoding protochlorophyllide-dependent translocon component 52, chloroplastic-like: protein MESMKASSLTSLSIRTAFDRTQFRKPMFLNFHFGPITRSSFPLVGTNQPKFKVFTTISSTDSTETKNPPDSELETRSKDEKFDWYAQWYPVMPVCDLDKRVPHAKKVMGLDVVVWWDRNECAWKVFEDSCPHRLAPLSEGRIDQRGRLQCVYHGWCFNGSGDCKFIPQAPPDGPPVHTFKKACVGVYPSTVQNDIVWFWPNTDPQYKDIIMERKPPYISEIDDPSYTKLMANRDIPYGYEVLIENLMDPAHVPYAHYGIMRMQQPKNRVKADREGGRPLQLSIERLDINGFEADQEQRSRSKFFPPCVFVFYAYTDSMVDQANGSESSAGTKKKTSVQRKSSLVFICVPVSPGNSRLIWAFPRNFGLWIDKVVPRWMFHVGQNLILDSDLYLLHIEERKIIDAGPTNWQKACFVPTKSDALVVGFRKWLNRYAGGQVDWRGKYSGDLPPTPPREQLMDRYRSHVVNCRSCSVAYKGLNVLEVVLQVASVASIGIVAAVKQGAMSAAARTTIVLLAVLFYASSRWLAHFIYKNFHYHDYNHALR from the exons ATGGAATCTATGAAAGCTTCCTCTCTTACTTCACTTAGCATTCGAACTGCATTCGATAGAACCCAATTCAGAAAACCCATGTTCCTGAATTTTCATTTCGGCCCAATAACCCGTTCATCGTTCCCTTTAGTTGGTACAAACCAACCTAAATTCAAGGTTTTTACCACCATATCATCCACGGATTCAACAGAAACCAAAAACCCACCTGACTCAGAGCTTGAAACACGCAGTAAAGATGAGAAATTTGATTGGTATGCACAGTGGTATCCAGTTATGCCGGTCTGTGATCTGGACAAAAGGGTGCCACATGCGAAAAAAGTGATGGGTCTTGATGTGGTTGTGTGGTGGGATAGGAATGAGTGTGCTTGGAAAGTGTTTGAGGATAGCTGCCCTCATAGGTTGGCCCCACTGTCTGAAGGACGGATTGATCAGAGGGGCAGGTTGCAATGTGTTTACCATGGTTGGTGTTTTAATGGCTCTGGTGACTGCAAGTTTATCCCCCAAGCACCTCCTGATGGCCCTCCG GTGCACACGTTCAAGAAAGCATGTGTAGGGGTTTATCCAAGTACTGTGCAGAATGACATTGTTTGGTTTTGGCCAAACACCGATCCTCAATACAAAGATATTATTATGGAGAGAAAACCACCCTATATTTCAGAAATAGATGATCCTTCTTATACCAAATTGATGGCAAATAGGGATATTCCTTATGG TTATGAGGTATTAATAGAAAATCTTATGGACCCTGCTCATGTTCCATATGCGCATTATGGAATAATGCGAATGCAACAACCCAAAAACAG AGTGAAGGCTGATAGAGAGGGGGGCAGACCTCTTCAATTGAGTATTGAAAGGTTAGATATCAATGGGTTTGAGGCAGATCAAGAGCAGAGGAGCAGAAGCAAGTTTTTTCCCCCCTGTGTGTTTGTGTTTTATGCTTATACTGACTCTATGGTGGATCAAGCTAATGGATCTGAATCATCTGCTGGAACCAAAAAG AAAACTTCAGTGCAGCGGAAATCTTCTTTAGTATTTATATGTGTTCCAGTTAGTCCAGGTAATAGCAGACTGATATGGGCCTTCCCAAGAAACTTTGGCCTCTGGATTGATAAGGTTGTGCCACGATGGATGTTTCATGTGGGACAAAACCTAATTTTAGATTCAGATTTATATCTTCTTCACATTGAG GAGCGGAAGATAATAGATGCTGGTCCTACCAATTGGCAGAAAGCTTGTTTTGTGCCAACAAAGTCAGATGCCCTTGTGGTTGGATTTAGAAAATGGTTAAACAGGTATGCTGGAGGTCAAGTTGATTGGAGAGGCAAGTACAGTGGGGATCTTCCGCCAACTCCTCCAAGAGAACAGCTGATGGATAG GTACCGGTCTCATGTGGTGAACTGCCGCAGTTGCAGTGTTGCATACAAGGGTCTCAATGTTCTTGAAGTTGTCCTTCAAGTTGCCTCTGTGGCTTCAATTGGGATAGTTGCTGCTGTCAAGCAGGGTGCGATGTCGGCAGCTGCAAGAACAACCATCGTTTTGTTGGCAGTACTATTCTATGCATCCTCGAGATGGTTGGCTCACTTCATCTACAAGAATTTTCATTACCATGACTACAATCATGCTCTTCGTTAA